Genomic window (Xylanimonas protaetiae):
CCACCCCTCGTACCGCAGCGCCGCGGTCAGGAGCTCGGCGAGGTGGGGCTCGTCGTCGACCACGAGGACCCGCAGCGGGCTTCCGTCGGGGCGGGTCAGGGCGGGCTGCTCGCCGGCCGACGGTGCGGGGGAGGGGGACGTCGTCGTGCCGTTCATGCGGCCATGGTGCGGGCCGCACCCCGGCGGGCCCTGTGCGGTCCCTGTGCGTACCCTGTGCGATGCGCCCGTCTGCGGACGGGGTCCGCCCGCCGGGCTACCGGGTGGCGAGCAGCGCCTCGACGAGCGACCGGGCGTCGTGGTGCCCCGTGTGCCGGACGCCGTTGACGAACAGCGTCGGCACCGCGGTGATGTCCATGGCCTCGGCGTCGAGCATGTCGTCGCGCACGCGCGCCGCGACCTCGGGGGAGGTGAGGTCCTTCTCGAAGCGCACGACGTCGAGGCCGATCTCGGCGGCCCTGCGCAGGATGTCGCTGGGCTGCTGGTGCTCCTGGTCGGCGAAGAGGGCGCGCTCGAACTCGAAGAACCTGCCCTGCAGGGCGGCGGCCTCGGAGGCCTCCGCCGCGGCGACGGCGTTGGGGTGGTAGCTGAGCAGGGGCGCGTGCCGCCACACGTACCGCAGCTGCCCGCCGAGCTCGGCCACGACCTCCTGGATGGTGCCGGCGGTCTTGAGGCAGAAGCCGCACTGGAAGTCGCCGTACTCGACGAGCGTGAGCGGCGCGTCGACCGGGCCGTAGATGTGGTCGGCCTCGGGGTCGACGAGCCGGGCAAGGGTCTGACCGATCTCGGCGTCGGCCTGCGAGCGCTCGACGACGCGGAAGATCGCGGCGGCCAGCGCGAAGGCGAGCACCGAGGCGATGAGCACGCCCACCCGGGCGGCGTTCTGCACCGCGGGGTCGTCGATCGCGAGGTCGACGATGAAGAGCGCGAGCGTGAAGCCGATCCCGCACAGTGCCGCGCCGCCGGTGAGCCGCCCCGTCGTGAGCCCGGGACCCAGGTCGCCCAGGCCGAGGGCGCGCACCGCCGTCGTGCTCCCGAGGACGCCGACGAGCTTGCCGACCACGAACGCGACGACGATGCCCCACGTCACCGGCGACGTCATCGCGGCGGCGAGCACGTCGCCGGAGAGCTGGACGCCCGCGTTGGCCAGGGCGAACAGCGGCAGGATGACGAACGAGACGTACGGCGCGTACGCGGACTGCAGCCGCTCGTTGATCGAGATGGACTCGCGCAGGCTGTTGGCCGCGGCACGCGCGTACTGCGAGCTCGGCGACTGCCGGAACGTGCGCGCCAGGGCGAGGGCGTGCTCGACGTCGCGCCGGCTCGGCCGGTACACGGGCACCAGCAGCGCGACGGCGACGCCCGCGAGCGTCGGGTGCACGCCCGAGGCGAGGAACGCGAACCAGACGCCGATCGCCAGGGTGGCGTAGATCGGGCCGCGCCCCGAGGGGACGTACCGGGCGAACCAGATCGCGACCAGGCCGACGGCGGCGACGAGCAGCGGCATCGGATGGAAGTCGTCGGTGTAGACGAGCGCGATGATCGTCAGGGCCCCGATGTCGTCGACGACGGCGAGGGCCAGGAGGAACACGCGCAGCCGCCCTGCGGCGCGCGGCCCGACGAGCGCGAGCCCGCCCACGAGGAACGCGGTGTCGGTCGAGATGACGACACCCCACGCGCCCTCCCACCCCGTGCCGCGGGTGACCAGCACGAACAGCAGCGCCGGGAGGGCGAGCCCGCAGAGCGCCGCGACCACCGGCACCATCGCACGCGACCAGCTCGTGAGCTCCCCGATGGCGAACTCGCGGCGCACCTCGAGACCGACCGTGAAGAAGAAGATCGCCATGAGCGCGTCGTTGACGATCGCGTGCAGCGTGAAGTCGAGGCCCAGGTCGCCCATGCCGACGGTGAGGTGGGTGCCCCAGAAGCTCTCGTACGTGGCGTGCGAGACGTTCGCCCACACGATCGCCAGCACGGTACCGACGACCAGCAGCAGCGCTCCCACCCGGGCGCTGCCCGTCGCGCGGACCCACGCGGCGATCGACGGAGGTCGGGGCGCCGGGGTCGGGAGCTCCGGGTCGGGCGAGCGGTCGATGACCACCGGCAGGGACATCGTCGGCTCCTCAGGAGGCGGAGGTCACGCGAGGTCGGGCGCACGTCACGGGCGTCTGGCCACGATAGCCGCGGGCG
Coding sequences:
- the nhaA gene encoding Na+/H+ antiporter NhaA, which translates into the protein MSLPVVIDRSPDPELPTPAPRPPSIAAWVRATGSARVGALLLVVGTVLAIVWANVSHATYESFWGTHLTVGMGDLGLDFTLHAIVNDALMAIFFFTVGLEVRREFAIGELTSWSRAMVPVVAALCGLALPALLFVLVTRGTGWEGAWGVVISTDTAFLVGGLALVGPRAAGRLRVFLLALAVVDDIGALTIIALVYTDDFHPMPLLVAAVGLVAIWFARYVPSGRGPIYATLAIGVWFAFLASGVHPTLAGVAVALLVPVYRPSRRDVEHALALARTFRQSPSSQYARAAANSLRESISINERLQSAYAPYVSFVILPLFALANAGVQLSGDVLAAAMTSPVTWGIVVAFVVGKLVGVLGSTTAVRALGLGDLGPGLTTGRLTGGAALCGIGFTLALFIVDLAIDDPAVQNAARVGVLIASVLAFALAAAIFRVVERSQADAEIGQTLARLVDPEADHIYGPVDAPLTLVEYGDFQCGFCLKTAGTIQEVVAELGGQLRYVWRHAPLLSYHPNAVAAAEASEAAALQGRFFEFERALFADQEHQQPSDILRRAAEIGLDVVRFEKDLTSPEVAARVRDDMLDAEAMDITAVPTLFVNGVRHTGHHDARSLVEALLATR